One genomic region from Streptomyces venezuelae encodes:
- a CDS encoding ATP-binding protein, translating to MEPIESLGSVINAPEHQQSLTLVANDRAPGRARSFTRQTLRAWGVEDLMDDAVLIVSELTTNAERHGRAPAENAEVRPGVEGEAADEITLTLAVQAGVVGIEVEDNSPEPPAPRIPSLYATSGRGLGLVTATADAWTACPKKDGSGKRVIAFVRRHKATVTS from the coding sequence ATGGAGCCCATCGAAAGCCTCGGAAGCGTCATCAACGCCCCTGAGCATCAGCAGAGTTTGACCCTGGTCGCCAACGACCGCGCACCCGGCAGGGCCCGATCGTTCACCCGCCAGACGCTGAGGGCGTGGGGGGTGGAGGACCTCATGGACGACGCCGTGCTGATCGTCAGCGAACTCACCACCAACGCCGAGCGCCACGGTCGAGCTCCGGCAGAGAACGCCGAGGTTCGACCGGGGGTGGAGGGCGAGGCGGCCGATGAGATCACGCTGACTCTCGCCGTCCAGGCCGGCGTCGTGGGGATCGAGGTGGAGGACAACTCCCCGGAGCCCCCGGCCCCGAGAATCCCCTCCCTCTACGCGACCAGCGGCCGCGGCCTGGGCCTGGTCACCGCGACGGCCGACGCCTGGACCGCCTGTCCCAAGAAGGACGGCAGCGGTAAGCGGGTGATCGCCTTCGTACGGCGCCACAAGGCCACCGTCACTTCCTGA
- a CDS encoding HAD family hydrolase: protein MLLLDLDGVLVDTRPVMESAWRRVQQAHGLDVPFEAYERHLGRPFGDIMEQLGLVDAELIHRTYAEASTAASHLARQFEGVAEVLHAFAAAGWLLGIVTSKPLDRAAPLLAQLGVPFATVRTPNGVGRGKPAPDPILLALIDLGADPADATFVGDMAVDQEAAHRAGVAFVHAGWGYGRPSTPTPEVAESPEDLLRFLETAGRRAPFLEGSLL, encoded by the coding sequence GTGCTGCTGCTCGACCTGGACGGTGTGCTTGTCGACACGCGCCCCGTCATGGAGAGCGCCTGGCGCCGAGTCCAGCAAGCTCACGGCCTCGACGTGCCATTCGAGGCGTACGAGCGCCACCTGGGCCGGCCCTTCGGCGACATCATGGAGCAGCTCGGACTCGTGGACGCCGAGCTGATTCACCGGACGTACGCAGAAGCATCCACGGCTGCGTCTCACCTCGCCCGGCAGTTCGAGGGCGTCGCGGAGGTACTCCACGCCTTCGCCGCCGCCGGCTGGCTGCTCGGGATCGTCACGTCCAAGCCCCTGGACCGCGCGGCCCCGCTCCTGGCCCAGCTCGGCGTCCCGTTCGCCACGGTGCGGACGCCGAACGGGGTCGGGCGCGGCAAGCCCGCGCCGGATCCGATCCTGCTCGCTCTGATCGACCTCGGTGCCGACCCGGCCGACGCGACGTTCGTGGGCGACATGGCGGTCGACCAGGAAGCGGCCCACCGCGCTGGTGTCGCGTTCGTGCACGCGGGCTGGGGCTACGGCCGTCCGAGCACCCCTACCCCCGAGGTCGCCGAATCCCCGGAGGACCTGCTGCGGTTCCTCGAAACCGCCGGGCGCAGGGCTCCGTTCCTCGAAGGGAGCCTGCTGTGA
- a CDS encoding thymidylate synthase yields the protein MTHLTADSIAELFVGAVALAKSGERISPRGMATREVLDVHMRLTQPRARLLYAPPARVINPAFAVAETVWHLSGSDAPWIFDYNSRLRQYADDGVLRGAYGPRMRRWAGTVDQLRRVVEILKEDPDSRRALIQLYDPAQDAAGHKDVPCTLGFRFYLRAGRLHMSTTMRGQDVWIGMPYDLFFYTTLHELVAGWLGAELGEFHHHVGSLHIYENHLDQADELSDVTASASMPDLTTPWKGFDDLLDQVRARDVTGHPGWDTMAETLRSYRLWKDGRRDDAGRLADKIEGPLGQALTAWYGELSSRTRTSPAREKAGTW from the coding sequence ATGACACATCTGACCGCCGACAGCATCGCCGAGCTCTTCGTCGGTGCCGTCGCCCTGGCCAAGTCCGGCGAGCGAATCAGCCCGCGGGGCATGGCGACCCGCGAGGTCCTCGACGTCCACATGCGCCTGACGCAGCCGCGGGCCCGCCTGCTCTACGCGCCTCCGGCGCGCGTCATCAATCCCGCGTTCGCGGTGGCGGAGACCGTCTGGCACCTCTCCGGTTCGGATGCCCCGTGGATCTTCGACTACAACTCGCGCCTTCGGCAGTACGCCGACGACGGTGTCCTGCGCGGCGCGTACGGGCCGCGGATGCGGAGGTGGGCCGGCACGGTCGACCAGCTGCGCCGCGTCGTCGAGATCCTCAAGGAGGACCCCGACTCCCGCCGGGCCCTGATCCAGCTCTACGACCCGGCCCAGGACGCCGCCGGTCACAAGGACGTGCCCTGCACGCTCGGCTTCCGCTTCTACCTGCGCGCCGGCCGCCTGCACATGTCGACCACGATGCGGGGTCAGGACGTGTGGATCGGTATGCCGTACGACCTGTTCTTCTACACCACGCTGCACGAGTTGGTCGCCGGCTGGCTCGGCGCCGAGCTGGGCGAGTTCCACCACCACGTCGGTTCCCTGCACATCTACGAGAACCACCTCGACCAGGCCGATGAGCTGTCCGACGTCACCGCGAGCGCGTCGATGCCGGACCTCACCACGCCGTGGAAGGGCTTCGATGACCTCCTCGACCAGGTCCGGGCCCGGGACGTGACCGGCCACCCTGGCTGGGACACGATGGCCGAGACGCTGCGCAGTTATCGGCTCTGGAAGGACGGCCGACGTGACGACGCGGGACGGCTGGCCGACAAGATCGAGGGACCTCTCGGTCAGGCGCTGACCGCTTGGTACGGCGAGCTGAGCAGCCGGACCAGGACCTCCCCTGCGCGCGAGAAGGCGGGGACGTGGTGA
- a CDS encoding carbamoyltransferase has protein sequence MAAVTRVPSVILGLCSYTHDSSAALLVDGKLIGFVEEERLSQQKHTKEYPRHAVEWLLSEAGLSAADVDAIAYNFQPARYLVESPAALRLALSATTRDRALPRARGFARVAVRTQLRTRALGRRFPTARVSPVLHHRAHQLAAFAASGWDESAVLVVDSLGERQTTTIARGLDVLRPSTRTLEAINDPASLGYVYGAVTEHLGWRRGDEEGTVMALAALGDPERFRPLFASAVRTTPTGFFLDPAYFPPRVLTSGYPRTSRRFVDETCAERHPSEPLLDVHRDLAAALQERTEQVMLRLARRARMITGSRRLCVGGGVATNCVSIGRIIEAGIFDEVFVPPAPGDAGTAIGAAIAVHTDSRSRRPVSGVAGACYLGPSYQYQALDLTPWPGLQQKTLGVETAEFLADQLAHGMIVGLFQGRVEAGPRALGNRSILASPLESGVVQRLNATVKFREPFRPFAPMVLAERATEFFTLGQEAPYMSMASGVTDKAREHVPAIVHANGTSRLQIVTRSQNPFMHEVLNAFARRTGVPVLINTSLNVKGKPICGTPAMALDCLVDSGLDALLLEGRWITK, from the coding sequence ATGGCCGCCGTCACCCGTGTGCCCTCGGTGATCCTCGGACTGTGCTCGTACACGCACGACTCCTCCGCCGCCCTGCTGGTGGACGGGAAGCTGATCGGCTTCGTCGAGGAGGAACGGCTCTCCCAGCAGAAGCACACCAAGGAGTACCCGCGCCACGCCGTCGAATGGCTGCTGAGCGAGGCCGGGCTCTCCGCCGCCGACGTGGACGCCATCGCGTACAACTTCCAGCCCGCCCGCTACCTCGTCGAGTCCCCGGCAGCGCTGCGCCTGGCACTGTCCGCGACGACGCGCGACCGCGCGCTTCCGCGGGCTCGCGGCTTCGCCAGGGTGGCCGTGCGCACCCAGCTGCGCACGCGCGCCCTCGGCCGGCGGTTCCCCACCGCCCGCGTCTCGCCCGTCCTGCATCACCGAGCCCACCAGCTGGCGGCTTTCGCTGCGTCCGGGTGGGATGAGTCCGCCGTCCTCGTCGTGGACAGCCTGGGCGAGCGGCAGACCACGACCATCGCACGCGGGCTCGACGTGCTCCGCCCTTCCACTCGCACCCTGGAAGCGATCAACGATCCCGCCTCACTGGGGTACGTATACGGCGCGGTCACCGAGCATCTGGGGTGGCGCCGCGGTGACGAGGAGGGCACCGTGATGGCGCTCGCCGCCCTCGGCGATCCCGAGCGATTCCGGCCCCTTTTCGCGTCGGCCGTCCGCACCACGCCGACCGGCTTCTTCCTGGACCCGGCCTACTTCCCCCCGCGCGTGCTGACGTCCGGCTACCCGAGGACGTCTCGCCGTTTCGTCGACGAGACCTGCGCCGAACGCCACCCGAGCGAGCCGCTCCTGGACGTCCACCGCGATCTGGCCGCGGCCCTCCAGGAGCGCACCGAGCAGGTGATGCTGCGCCTTGCCCGCCGGGCGCGGATGATCACCGGATCGCGCCGTCTGTGCGTCGGCGGCGGAGTCGCCACGAACTGCGTGAGCATCGGCCGGATCATCGAAGCCGGCATCTTCGACGAGGTCTTCGTCCCGCCGGCCCCCGGTGACGCCGGGACCGCGATCGGGGCCGCGATCGCCGTGCACACCGACAGCCGGAGCCGACGGCCGGTGTCCGGTGTCGCCGGGGCCTGCTACCTAGGCCCGTCGTACCAGTACCAGGCCCTCGACCTCACGCCGTGGCCCGGGCTCCAGCAGAAGACGCTGGGCGTCGAGACCGCCGAGTTCCTCGCCGACCAGCTCGCCCACGGCATGATCGTCGGACTCTTCCAGGGCCGAGTCGAGGCTGGACCCCGCGCGCTAGGGAACCGTTCGATCCTTGCCTCTCCGCTGGAGTCCGGGGTCGTCCAGCGGCTGAACGCGACCGTGAAGTTCCGGGAGCCGTTCCGCCCCTTCGCCCCCATGGTCCTGGCCGAACGCGCCACCGAGTTCTTCACCCTGGGCCAGGAGGCGCCGTACATGTCGATGGCGTCTGGCGTGACCGACAAGGCGCGCGAACACGTCCCCGCCATCGTGCATGCCAACGGCACCTCGCGCCTTCAGATCGTCACCCGGTCGCAGAACCCGTTCATGCACGAGGTCCTGAACGCCTTCGCGCGCCGAACCGGGGTGCCGGTGCTGATCAACACCTCGCTCAACGTCAAGGGCAAGCCGATCTGCGGGACGCCGGCCATGGCCCTGGACTGCCTGGTCGACTCCGGGCTGGACGCCCTGCTGCTGGAAGGGCGGTGGATCACCAAGTGA
- a CDS encoding topology modulation protein, whose translation MKKVAIVGCGGSGKSFLARELGRILDAPVTHLDAAFYDDEWNALPLDKFADLQRELVAQPRWVIDGNYNSTLQIRLDACDTVVLMDVSTVAALYGIFSRQIRHGAGHKGNGVHNRINWGVIKYVATYRSKMRPRVMSKIEEFASGRAEVVLLTSRGQTRRWLRKVAAEHR comes from the coding sequence ATGAAGAAGGTCGCCATCGTCGGCTGCGGAGGCAGCGGCAAGTCGTTCCTGGCTCGCGAGCTGGGCAGGATTCTCGACGCCCCGGTGACGCACCTGGACGCCGCGTTCTACGACGACGAGTGGAACGCGCTGCCCTTGGACAAGTTCGCCGACCTGCAGCGGGAGCTGGTCGCGCAGCCGCGGTGGGTGATCGACGGGAACTACAACTCGACGCTGCAGATCCGACTCGACGCGTGCGACACCGTCGTCCTGATGGACGTGTCGACCGTGGCGGCGCTGTACGGGATCTTCTCCCGGCAGATCCGGCACGGGGCCGGGCACAAGGGCAACGGGGTGCACAACCGCATCAACTGGGGCGTGATCAAGTACGTGGCCACGTACCGCAGCAAGATGCGCCCGCGCGTCATGTCCAAGATCGAGGAGTTCGCCTCCGGCCGGGCCGAAGTGGTGCTGCTGACCAGTCGAGGTCAGACGCGGCGCTGGCTGCGGAAGGTTGCCGCCGAGCACCGCTGA
- a CDS encoding class I SAM-dependent methyltransferase — MNITNPFLDPTRQAELYGHASRLAGRSNALLRAKTAGRPVPDAIVQLVRAHHDRPDRLGLVLDVGCGRGTSSMALAQQLRPQHVIGLDAAPALIEQARRRARHVPGLQLSFLRGDFHQVPLPTSSCDLAVAAFCLYHSTHPETVIAELDRVLLPEGLAVLVTKDLHSYREMDELVATAGLDLRATGHESLYVSAHSGNLADLVSPSLDVLRTEDEEHSFTFDGHDHVAEYLATNPKYHLPRGLYGNPGAVAAALRDVLPDRPLTTRSVVTFVVARPTRGRS, encoded by the coding sequence GTGAACATCACCAACCCCTTCCTGGACCCCACCCGTCAGGCGGAGTTGTACGGCCACGCCTCCCGCCTGGCCGGGCGATCCAACGCCCTGCTGCGGGCCAAGACCGCCGGTCGACCTGTACCGGACGCGATCGTCCAGCTGGTACGAGCGCACCACGATCGGCCGGATCGTCTGGGTCTGGTGCTGGACGTCGGCTGTGGCCGCGGCACGAGCAGCATGGCCCTCGCCCAGCAGCTCCGGCCGCAGCACGTCATCGGGCTCGATGCCGCCCCGGCTCTGATCGAGCAGGCTCGCCGGCGCGCCCGTCACGTGCCCGGCCTCCAACTGAGCTTCCTCCGAGGTGATTTCCACCAGGTCCCCCTGCCGACCAGCTCGTGCGATCTCGCCGTCGCCGCGTTCTGCCTATACCACTCGACGCACCCGGAGACGGTGATCGCGGAGCTGGACCGGGTTCTCCTCCCCGAGGGTCTGGCCGTGCTCGTCACGAAGGACCTCCACAGCTACCGGGAGATGGACGAGCTGGTTGCCACCGCCGGCCTCGATCTACGGGCCACCGGGCACGAGAGCCTCTACGTCTCGGCGCACAGCGGCAACCTCGCCGACCTGGTCTCCCCGTCGCTAGACGTCCTGCGCACAGAGGACGAGGAACACAGCTTCACCTTCGACGGCCACGACCACGTGGCCGAGTACCTCGCCACCAACCCGAAGTACCACCTGCCTCGTGGTCTGTACGGCAACCCGGGTGCGGTGGCGGCAGCTCTGCGCGACGTCCTGCCCGATCGGCCGCTGACCACACGGTCCGTCGTCACGTTCGTCGTGGCCCGGCCGACGAGGGGCCGATCATGA
- a CDS encoding phosphotransferase — translation MTAGCFIKHYETPARVTAAVRHHAWIAEHASPLRQPAVTAVGSTSVTFERVEGRPARPEDLPLLAELLGDAHGAAWTSDLRSAPLTAPHHFQDGTTLDGYLGPRQAALQRRLEQGYLPDEFALHGMLTLLEKTAEGPTSFYKDSNPRNFLITETGAVYTVDTDDLTLAPLAYDLAKLIVTLIATYGPLSEGAVDEALATYNRAAACHDVRLGATGRERLDDFVALHAVLTAPYAGLNGYQHGWLPGIHRPRGSA, via the coding sequence ATGACGGCCGGCTGCTTCATCAAGCACTACGAGACTCCCGCACGGGTCACCGCCGCTGTCCGCCACCACGCCTGGATCGCCGAGCACGCGTCTCCGCTCCGGCAGCCGGCCGTGACTGCCGTTGGGTCGACCAGCGTGACGTTCGAGCGCGTCGAGGGCCGTCCGGCCAGGCCGGAGGACCTGCCGCTTCTGGCGGAGCTGCTGGGCGATGCCCATGGGGCCGCTTGGACCAGCGATCTCAGGTCGGCCCCGCTGACTGCGCCGCACCACTTCCAGGACGGCACCACGCTCGACGGCTACCTGGGCCCCCGCCAAGCAGCCCTACAGCGGCGGCTTGAGCAGGGGTATCTGCCGGACGAGTTCGCCCTGCACGGGATGCTCACTCTGCTGGAGAAGACCGCCGAGGGGCCCACCTCCTTCTACAAGGACAGCAACCCCCGGAACTTCCTCATCACGGAGACCGGTGCCGTCTACACGGTCGACACCGACGACCTCACACTCGCCCCGCTGGCGTACGACCTGGCCAAACTGATCGTGACGTTGATCGCGACGTACGGACCGCTGTCCGAGGGTGCTGTCGACGAAGCCCTGGCGACTTACAACCGAGCCGCCGCATGCCATGACGTCCGACTCGGCGCGACGGGCCGTGAACGGCTCGACGACTTCGTCGCACTGCACGCCGTCCTCACAGCCCCGTACGCCGGGCTCAACGGCTACCAGCACGGCTGGCTGCCCGGCATTCACAGACCCCGAGGTTCCGCATGA
- a CDS encoding histidine phosphatase family protein, with protein MITTELVFVRHGEAQCNIDGVVGGPRTCTGLTNLGYAQAERVALRLVAEHRERPFDALYAGPRIRLRQTAEIISQALRIPMLVDEHLDGPVHGAADGLPWREVKNAADGGPHAHPDTPWAEGSDTWNGYLERAGGFLQQLLERHEGDRVLFAAHGETVIAANTLLLGVPIGSPAGFAVSHGSITRWQRHLNRLGQWRWMLDRHNDIEHLTTLTAAETDS; from the coding sequence ATGATCACGACCGAACTCGTCTTCGTCCGCCACGGCGAGGCCCAGTGCAACATCGATGGCGTGGTGGGAGGGCCGCGCACGTGCACCGGACTGACCAACCTCGGCTATGCACAGGCCGAGCGGGTCGCGTTACGGCTCGTCGCCGAGCACCGGGAGAGGCCCTTCGACGCGCTCTACGCCGGCCCGCGCATCCGCCTGCGCCAGACCGCCGAGATCATCAGTCAGGCCCTCCGGATCCCGATGCTCGTGGACGAGCACCTCGACGGCCCGGTGCACGGCGCCGCCGACGGCCTGCCCTGGAGGGAGGTGAAGAACGCCGCCGACGGCGGGCCTCATGCCCACCCCGACACACCGTGGGCCGAGGGATCCGACACCTGGAACGGCTATCTGGAGCGCGCCGGGGGCTTCCTCCAGCAACTCCTCGAACGGCATGAGGGCGACCGTGTCCTGTTCGCGGCCCACGGCGAGACGGTGATCGCCGCGAATACCCTGCTCCTGGGAGTTCCGATCGGCTCGCCGGCGGGGTTCGCCGTGTCCCACGGCTCCATCACGAGGTGGCAGCGTCATCTCAACCGGCTGGGGCAATGGCGGTGGATGCTCGACCGGCACAACGACATCGAGCACCTGACGACTCTGACCGCAGCGGAGACCGACTCGTGA
- a CDS encoding phosphotransferase, producing MIAAFDDPRIELARETVGAVRVLADPKLPPRLLRLTDTRGREFFAKHHSERERYLREVHSYGEWVTYLNGHAPRMVARRDATCTLLLTAFPGASADTLAPGSPEEEQAHYEAGRVLGTLHHTTVIPRTGAIGAELAQRLGSWIARADRADLISAAEHNRLRHSADVLANTLMDSAVCHLDYQPRNWLVGAAFGLCDFEHMRRDARIRDFARLEFRRWQAAPQLRKAFFAGYGTPLTDTEQRLLESFGAIEAVTSLVRGHEQDDLALSTHGRTVLARLT from the coding sequence GTGATCGCGGCCTTCGACGACCCGCGCATCGAACTGGCCCGCGAGACGGTCGGAGCCGTCCGGGTACTCGCCGACCCCAAGCTCCCACCCCGCCTCCTTCGCCTGACGGACACCCGCGGACGAGAGTTCTTCGCCAAGCACCACAGCGAGCGGGAGCGCTACTTGCGGGAGGTCCACTCCTACGGCGAGTGGGTGACCTACCTGAACGGCCATGCTCCCAGGATGGTCGCTCGCCGGGACGCGACGTGCACGCTGCTGCTCACGGCCTTCCCCGGCGCGAGTGCGGACACCCTGGCACCGGGATCGCCCGAGGAGGAGCAAGCCCACTACGAGGCCGGGCGAGTCCTGGGGACTCTCCATCACACCACCGTGATCCCGCGTACCGGTGCCATCGGTGCGGAACTGGCACAGCGTCTGGGTTCGTGGATCGCCCGGGCGGACCGGGCCGACCTCATCTCCGCGGCCGAGCACAACCGCCTGCGTCACAGTGCGGACGTCCTGGCGAACACCCTCATGGACAGTGCGGTGTGCCACCTCGACTACCAGCCCCGGAACTGGCTCGTCGGTGCCGCCTTCGGGCTCTGCGACTTCGAGCACATGCGCCGTGACGCCCGTATCCGCGACTTCGCGCGGCTCGAGTTCCGCCGCTGGCAAGCGGCGCCCCAGCTCCGGAAGGCGTTCTTCGCCGGCTACGGCACTCCGCTGACCGATACCGAGCAGCGCCTGCTGGAGTCGTTCGGCGCCATCGAGGCGGTCACCTCCCTCGTACGCGGACACGAGCAAGACGACCTCGCCCTCAGCACCCACGGCCGCACCGTCCTGGCCCGGCTGACCTGA
- a CDS encoding NAD-dependent epimerase/dehydratase family protein: protein MSQHLPHVAAAFPRRAVVTGAAGFIGSHLAHALAQAGTVVIGVDRRNPAVDHTAAANLVPLHGIPGYVHITADLLNCAIDPLLIDADVVFHLAGIPGVRPSWGPQFGEYVASNILATQRVMEAATRIGVPRLVVASSSSVYGPTSGGASMETDQPRPSSPYAVTKLAEEQLCLAHAAQAHCATSVVALRYFTVYGPRQRSDMFTHRALQAALTGRPLRLYGDGHQRRDFTYIDDAVSATIAAATTSNARDVINVGGGSSASLLEVIGIARSLVGREIEVHQENPRSGDVLTTRANPGRAHEDLGWQPQVDLHSGMRSHMQALAAEPAVYGRAA from the coding sequence GTGTCACAACACCTGCCCCACGTCGCCGCCGCCTTCCCACGACGAGCGGTGGTGACCGGCGCCGCCGGCTTCATCGGCTCCCACCTCGCCCACGCCCTCGCCCAGGCGGGGACCGTCGTCATCGGCGTCGACCGCCGGAACCCGGCCGTCGACCACACGGCCGCCGCCAACCTCGTCCCGCTGCACGGGATCCCCGGATACGTGCACATCACCGCCGACCTGCTGAACTGCGCCATCGACCCGCTCCTGATCGACGCGGACGTCGTCTTCCATCTGGCCGGGATTCCCGGCGTCCGCCCGTCGTGGGGACCGCAGTTCGGCGAGTACGTCGCCTCCAACATCCTGGCCACCCAGCGCGTGATGGAGGCCGCCACACGGATCGGCGTGCCGCGACTGGTGGTCGCCTCCTCCTCCAGTGTGTACGGCCCCACCAGCGGCGGTGCGAGCATGGAGACGGATCAGCCGCGGCCCTCGTCGCCCTACGCGGTCACCAAGCTCGCCGAGGAGCAGCTCTGCCTGGCGCACGCCGCGCAGGCCCACTGCGCCACAAGCGTCGTCGCCCTGCGGTACTTCACCGTCTACGGCCCCCGGCAGCGCTCCGACATGTTCACGCACCGCGCCCTGCAGGCCGCCCTGACCGGCCGGCCGCTGCGCCTGTACGGAGACGGACACCAGCGCCGGGACTTCACCTACATCGACGACGCGGTCTCCGCCACGATCGCGGCCGCCACAACGTCGAACGCGAGGGACGTGATCAACGTGGGCGGCGGCTCCAGCGCCTCACTGCTCGAAGTCATCGGCATCGCGCGAAGCCTCGTCGGCCGCGAGATCGAGGTGCACCAGGAGAACCCTCGCAGCGGCGACGTCCTCACGACCCGCGCCAACCCCGGACGCGCCCACGAGGACCTGGGGTGGCAGCCACAAGTCGACCTCCACAGCGGCATGCGCTCCCACATGCAGGCCCTCGCCGCCGAGCCGGCCGTGTACGGCCGCGCGGCATAA
- a CDS encoding 3-deoxy-manno-octulosonate cytidylyltransferase has translation MAGTTAQQTTPRHHIAIIPCRWGSSRFPGKPLAQLGGRPLLWHVHQRCLEAKRLDGVVVATDDERIEEVCHQLGIECVRTGEHLTGTDRVAECAEHLAANAYINVQGDEPFIAPAAIDAVSQALDHLPPDTLAVNAYTQLDSTGAVLDHNVVKVVVGTGGNALMFSRNAIPYPRAGRPTYLRQLGLYGFTREALSLFRHLPQGPLERTEGVEMLRFVEHGHGVQMVAVVNGGVAVDTPEDLVRADAILQSLRT, from the coding sequence GTGGCCGGCACCACAGCGCAGCAGACGACACCACGCCACCACATCGCCATCATCCCTTGCCGGTGGGGCTCTTCCCGGTTTCCGGGCAAGCCCCTGGCCCAACTCGGAGGCAGGCCCCTGCTCTGGCACGTCCACCAACGCTGCTTGGAGGCGAAACGTCTCGACGGCGTGGTGGTCGCCACGGACGACGAGCGCATCGAGGAGGTGTGCCACCAGCTGGGCATCGAGTGCGTACGCACGGGAGAACACCTCACCGGCACCGACCGCGTCGCGGAGTGCGCCGAACACCTGGCCGCCAACGCCTACATCAACGTCCAGGGCGACGAGCCGTTCATCGCCCCGGCCGCGATCGACGCCGTCTCCCAGGCGCTGGACCACCTGCCCCCTGACACACTCGCGGTGAACGCGTACACGCAGCTGGACAGCACCGGCGCCGTGCTCGACCACAACGTCGTCAAGGTCGTCGTCGGGACCGGCGGGAACGCCCTGATGTTCTCCCGGAACGCGATCCCCTACCCGCGAGCGGGCCGCCCGACATACCTCCGTCAGCTGGGGCTCTACGGCTTCACGCGCGAGGCTCTCAGTCTCTTCCGCCACCTCCCGCAAGGGCCACTCGAACGAACTGAAGGCGTGGAAATGCTGCGCTTCGTCGAGCACGGCCACGGCGTACAGATGGTCGCCGTCGTGAACGGCGGCGTGGCGGTCGACACGCCGGAGGATCTGGTGAGGGCCGACGCCATCCTCCAGTCCCTACGCACATGA
- a CDS encoding MazG-like family protein, which translates to MSNDPWNTIRTLAALFTQLDGERGMTPEEQWTLQVLKISEEVGEAAQAVIGARATNPRKGHSHTWDDVQEEVTDCVITGMVALARMRPDDAPDYFAAVLARKAAKFLPGSAGAAEGA; encoded by the coding sequence ATGAGCAACGACCCGTGGAACACCATCCGCACGCTTGCCGCGCTCTTCACCCAGCTCGACGGCGAACGCGGTATGACTCCGGAAGAGCAGTGGACCCTGCAGGTCCTGAAGATCTCCGAGGAGGTCGGTGAAGCCGCCCAGGCCGTCATCGGCGCCCGGGCGACCAACCCCAGGAAAGGACACAGCCACACCTGGGACGACGTGCAGGAAGAGGTCACCGACTGCGTGATCACCGGCATGGTCGCCCTGGCACGCATGCGTCCCGACGACGCCCCGGACTACTTCGCCGCCGTACTCGCGAGGAAGGCGGCGAAGTTTCTGCCCGGCTCGGCCGGTGCCGCTGAGGGCGCATAG